A stretch of DNA from Terriglobia bacterium:
TTCTGCGGCTTTATGCGTATATGTATTTCCTCGATCAAGGAAAGAATGCCGAGGCTCTATCTGCATTACAAGATGCCGAAGCCGTGTACAACAACTGTGCGTCAGCAGTCTCCGGCGAATTGCACGCAGAGTTCGTGTTCGCAAATGCCTATCTTCGACGCGACCCAGTTGCAGCCCGCGAATGGTGGAACCGAATGGCGGCCAGGAAACCTACTCACTTCAAAGTGGATTACTGGAAAGCCTTCAGCGCCTTACGGTGGATTGAAGGCGACCTGAAGGAAGCCAACGAAGCGTGGGAGAAGTCAAACACGTATGCGCAAGAACTTCCGAACACTGGAGCTTACGAGTTTGATCGACACTGTTGCAGTCTGTTGCGCCGGGTCATCGATGAGGCCGCCGTCAAGAGTACATCGGCATAAGGAATTGGGGCTGTGGGCAAGAAATCCGCGTCCATCCGCCCACAATCCGCGACCGTTGGTTCGAAACTTCGAATCAGGCATCTAACCACGAGAAGATTTTCCAAAAATCAATCACACGAACCCCGGATTTTGCGGTTTTCCGGCCATTCCTGTTAGAATCAATGTTTTGCAACAGAGGATTTGAGACTGCTATGAAGGCTGCTATTCACCCAACTTACGACGAAGTACGCGTCCTGTGCGCGTGCGGACACTCTTTCACCACTCGTTCCACCCATAAGGGCGACATCCACGTGGAAATCTGCTCCAACTGCCACCCGTTCTTTACCGGCAAACAGAAAATGCTGGATACTGCGGGCCGCATCGAGCGCTTCCGCCGCAAATACGCCAAGAGCGACGCGAAGAAGTAACTCCGCACAATCCAAGATTGACGGTGCCCCATTCTGGCTTTTATGGCCAGGGTGGGGCTTTTCACGATTCGAGAACACGCGTTCGAATCTTTCCAACCCTCATCTATTCTTGTCTGGCCTCTTCAGGCACATTGGGAATTGAGAACTGATGGGGCCGTTGTCTTTGTCCAATCCCTGCCCAATCCCGGGACTGTCTTGAGCGGGCGCTCCGCAATCCAGTTGCAAGCGACATATCGCGCCTCGAAGCGGATTCGTGACTTGCGTCACGGCAACAACCCCAACTTCGCTGCAAACTTTCCAACATCAGGGGAGCGTTTCCAATTGTTGCCAGCCAGGTTCAAGGATCGGGAGCGAAATTACGGTGAGGCCGACAATGAAACAGCAACATTCAGTAAGAGCATTGCCAACTCACAAGCTTCTGATGACTTACATGTGAGTGAAATCGCTTCGCAAGAACGGTGCCGCCGTAGAAGCCATTCCTCAGCGAGGCCACAGCAATCTCCGGCAGAGAGCGTGCCTAATTCCGTCACCACGCCAGTATTGATTTGGAGGACACGATATGCCGCAGCGATGCGAAGACGCTTTTAGCAGTATCGAGGGTGCGCAGGAGTTTCTTGCACTGTTAGCGGAAGCAATTGCAGAAACCAGGCGCGATGTCGATGCGGACATTCAGGATCATGGAACCAACGGTTCAAGAAGAATCGATGTCCTGAAGATCGCTTCGTATGACCTGGAAGCTTTGGAACATCATATCTACCGCAGTAAGAGGCTCTTGAATGACCTCCGTATGGTCCGACGATTGCTCATGCAGGAACGGGGAGTCGCCGGTACTGAACTGCCTGACCCACCAGCCCCGATTCCGCTGGTTCGTATGGAACTGCCCATTCCACGGCCGCACGTGTTGGAGAAACGCCGAGCCCGACCGAGCGTGGGCGGACGAGAAAAGTCAGTTGCAGTTGCCAGTTAAGTGTTTTGCTGAGCTTTGGCGAGACGATCGCCTATCACCCCATATACGGACGCGTTGAACGCAAGACCGATATGTGTACCGGGGACCTCGACATCGATCTTGGGATCGCCGGTCACACAGCACTTCCAGTCCACCACCCCGTCATCCCGCGTATAGATCGCTGTCTGGCGCACCGACTTTGACAGGCGCGTGCGCAGTGAGCACACGAAATCGCACGTACACCTTGACGTGTAGCAGTCGGGAAGAACCGCCGTTCCATACTCTTCCAGGATTTGGCTCCGCACAAATCCGGCAGCGCGCAGGATCGAATGGTGGGCGACAGTGCCCCTGAAAGGAGAGGCAATGGTTGTCACAGAAGCTATGTCGCGGGGCCGTTGGCGAGCGACCGAACGCGCCATGATGCCTCCCAGGCTGTGCCCCACAAGGTGAACCTTGCCGTGGGTTTCCTTCAAAGCCTTGTCGATCGTTGCCCACAGCTTGTACTTGATCAACAGGTTGGGGCACTCGGCATTCAGCCCGATCCCCGATAGATAGGACCTGTAACCAATGCGTGTGAGCCAGCCGTTCAGGTGCTGGAGGTATTCGTCAGTTCCCAAAAACCCTGGTATGACGACGACCCCCGAGCCGTCACCCCGTGGAACTCCAAACCCGTAATAGGTCGGGGAGGCATGGAGCAGAAGGAGTTCAGCTCCAAAAAAAGCTTCTTTCCAGATGGAAATATTCGCAGGACCCGACTCCCGGATACTGACAGTCTGCGTTCGACTATGGGCCATAGATTATTGGCTACCAACTAGCTGTTGGATGAGATAACCCCTATTCCAGTTGTCGCAAAGTGTTGGAATGCTGCCATAGCGGCTCCTGTTTCCGCAACCAAGAAAAATGCCGCGGACTTAACATCCGCGGCGGGGTCATGATTGTCTGGGCGCCATCATCAGGCGGTCGCGGCCATTGACCTTGCTCGGCGTGGTTTTCGCCGGCCCACCTTCGCGCGATGAACTTCGACGACCTTCCCTCGGGGTTGCTTTGCTTTCATCATCGAATCGATAAGTGCCTTCTCGGCGTCGACGAAGCTCTTTACGCCTTCGCCTGTAA
This window harbors:
- the rpmE gene encoding 50S ribosomal protein L31; translation: MKAAIHPTYDEVRVLCACGHSFTTRSTHKGDIHVEICSNCHPFFTGKQKMLDTAGRIERFRRKYAKSDAKK